The DNA sequence ATGCTCTGCGGGAGCGCGGTTTCGACGACCGTCACCTCGCCTCCTCGCGCACTCTCGACTTCGAGGAGCGGTTCCGCGCCGCCGCGGGATCCGTCGATGTGGTGCTCAACTCCCTGGCCGGTGACTTCGTGGACGCGTCCTTGCGGCTGCTGGCGCCCGGCGGTCGCTTCATCGACCTGGGCAGGACCGACATCCGCGACCCCGGGCAGGTCGGCGCCCGGTATCCGGGGGTCGTCTACCGTGCGTTCGACCTGGTGGGCGACGCGGGGCCTGACCGTATCCAGCAGATGCTGGCCGAGTTGTCGGCCCTGTTCGCGGACGGGACGCTCCAGCCGCTGCCGACCACGCTGTGGGACATCCGCCGGGCTCCCGAGGCGTTCCGCCACTTCAGCCAGGCCCGTCACATCGGCAAGATCGTCCTGACGCTGCCCACCGCCCTCGACCCGGAGGGCACGGTCCTCATCACTGGTGGCACGGGCACCCTGGGCGCCGCCACCGCCCGCCATCTGGTCGTCCACCACGGCGTACGGCGGCTGCTGCTCCTCAGCCGCCGGGGCCCGGACGCCCCGGGTGCCGCGGAGCTGGCGGCCGAGCTGACCGGGCTCGGCGCGCGCGTCTCGATCGCGGCGTGTGACGCGGCCGACCGGGGTGCCCTGGCCAAGCTGCTGGAGACGGTTCCCGACCGCCATCCGCTCACCGCCGTCGTCCACGCCGCCGGGCTGCTGCGCGATGCCACGGTCGAGGCGCTCACCCCCGATCAGCTGGACGAGGTGCTGCGGGCGAAGGCCGACGCGGCGTGGCATCTGCACGAGCTCACCCGGGACGCCGGGCTGTCGGCATTCGTGTTGTTCTCCGCGGCCGCCGGGCTGCTGGGCGCCGCCGGACAGGGCAACTACGCCGCGGCCAACGCCTTCCTGGACGCGCTCGCCGTGCACCGTCATGCCCAGGGTCTGCCCGCCATCTCCCTCGCCTGGGGGTACTGGGCGCAGGCCACCGGCATGACCGGAGGGATGACCGACACCGACCGGGCGCGGCTGGCGCGGTCCGGCATGCTGGGGCTGGAGACCGAGCTGGGCCTGGCGTTGCTCGACATCGCCCTCGGCAGTGGTCTTCCCGCGCTGGCGCCCATCCGGCTCGACCTGGCCGCCCTGCGGCGTGAGGCCGGTGTCGGAGAACCGCCGGCCCTCTTCCGGAGTCTGGTGCGCGGCGCCACCGCGCAGGCGGCCACCGGAGCCGCCGGCACGGGCGGAGCGGCGCCGGCGGAGGCGTTCGCCGCCCTGTCCGAGGAGGACCGGCAGCAGGCGCTCCTCAGGCTGGTGCGCAACGCCACGGCGACGGTGCTGGGCCATGACACGGCGGATTCCATCCACCCCGCCCAGAACTTCCGGGAGCTGGGCTTCGACTCGCTCACCGCCGTGGAACTGCGGAACCGGCTGGGCGCCGCCACCGGTCTGCGGCTGCCCGCCACGCTGGTCTTCGACCACCCCACGCCCACCGCGGTGGTGCGGCTGCTGCGGGAGCTGCTGGCCCCGGCCGGGGTGACACCGATGGCCTCGCTCCGCACCGGTCTCGACACCCTCGACACGGCCTTGGCCGAGGGGATCCCCGACCGGGAGCAGCGGGCCGGGATCGCGGCGCGGCTGCGGGAGCTGCTGCGCAAGGTGACCGGCCCGGCGTACGGAGCCGACGGGGACGACCCCGTCCAGGAGGATCTGGCGTCGGCCAGCGACGAGGAGTTGTTCCGGGCGCTCGACAACGAGCTGACCGTCTCCTCCGACGACGGTCCCCGGTGAAGCGGGACCGCGGAACCAGACCGTTGAACCACACCGCCGAATCAAGACCGCCGAATCAGGACCGCTGAATCAGGACCGCCGTGACGATCGGGTTGATGCGATATGACGGATGACGAGAAGCTCCGCAGCTATCTCAAGCGGGCGACCGCCGATCTGCGTCTGGCCAGGCGGCAGTTGCGCGAGGTCGAGGACCGCGCCCGGGAGCCCATCGCCGTCATCGGGATGGCCTGCCACTTCCCCGGCGATGTGGCGACCCCCGAGGACCTGTGGCGGGTGGTGGCCGAGGGGGTGGACGTCATCTCCTCGTTCCCCGAGGACCGTGGCTGGGACCTGGAGAACCTCTATGACCCGGATCCGGAGAACGCCGGTACCAGCAGCGCCCGCGAGGGCGGCTTTCTGCGCGATGTGGCCGATTTCGACGCCGAGTTCTTCGGGATCAGCCCGCGTGAGGCCGCGGCGATGGATCCGCAGCAGCGGCTGCTGCTGGAGACCGCGTGGGAGGCGTTCGAGCGCGCGGGGCTGACGCGGGAGGCGCTGAGCGGCAGTGACACCGGGGTGTACGCCGGGGTGGACTCGTATCACTATCTGTCGCTCATCGGCCAGACGACGAGCGACTCGGCGGGCTATGTGGCCACCGGGAACCTCGGCAGTGTGGTCTCGGGCCGGGTGTCGTACTCGTTCGGTCTGGAGGGGCCCGCGGTCACGGTGGACACGGCGTGCTCGTCGTCGCTGGTGGCCACGCATCTGGCGGTGCGGGCGCTGCGGCAGGACGAGTGCTCGCTGGCCCTCGCGGGCGGGGTGACGGTGATGGCCACGCCCGGTGGGTTCACCGAGTTCTCACGTCAGCGGGCGCTGTCCCCGGACGGGCGGTGCAAGGCGTTCGCCGCGGCGGCGGACGGCACGGGCTTCTCCGAGGGCGTCGGCCTGGTGCTGCTGGAGCGGCTGTCGCAGGCACGGCGCAACGGCCATCGGGTGCTGGCGGTGATCCGGGGTTCGGCGGTCAACCAGGACGGCGCCAGCAACGGCCTCACGGCGCCGAACGGACCCTCCCAGCAGCGGGTGATCCGGCAGGCGCTGGCCGACGCCGGGCTGTCGCCGTCCGAGGTGGACGCGGTCGACGGACACGGCACCGGGACCACCCTCGGCGACCCGATCGAGGCCCAGGCGCTGCTGGCCACGTACGGCCAGGGCAGGCCGGAGGGACGTCCGCTGTGGCTGGGCTCGGTCAAATCCAACATCGGGCACACCCAGGCCGCCGCCGGAGTGGCGAGCATCATCAAAATGGTGCAGGCCCTGCGGCACGGGGTGCTCCCTCTCTCGTTGCACATCGACGAGCCGACACCGCATGTGGACTGGGGCACGGGTGCGGTGCGGCTGCTGACCGAACCGGTCGAGTGGGCGGCGCACGGGCGGCCGCGACGTGTGGGTGTGTCGTCGTTCGGCATCTCGGGGACGAACGCCCATCTGATCCTGGAGCAGGCCCCCGAGGAGACCGGAACCGACCCCGAACCCGACACCTCGCACAACGACGGCACGGTCACACCCGATGTGGTGCCATGGGTCGTGTCCGGGCGCGGCACCCACGCATTGCGCGGCCAGGCACGAGCACTGGCCGAGCGGGTAACCACCGACACCACCCTCTCACCGACGGACATCGGATGGTCACTGATCACCACCCGATCCGTCTTCGACAACCGCGCCGTCATCGTCGGCCACCACCGCGACGAACTCCTCGCCGGACTCAACGCCCTCGCCACCGGCGAAACCCACCCCAACCTCATCCAACCAACCACCACCACAAGCAACCCCGGCACAGACGGCACCGGACCCGTCCTGGTCTTCCCCGGCCAAGGCTCACAATGGCTCGGCATGGGCGCCGGACTCCTGGACGCCTCACCCGCCTTCGCCACCCGCATCGCCGAGTGCGAACAAGCCCTCACCCCACACATCGACTGGTCATTGACCGACGTCCTGCGCGGCGGAATCAACGCCGCCGACCTCACCCGCGTCGACGTCGTCCAACCCGCCCTCTGGGCCGTCATGATCTCCCTCGCCACCCTATGGGACCACCACGGCCTCACCCCCACCGCCGTCATCGGCCACAGCCAAGGCGAAATCGCCGCCGCCTGCGTCGCCGGAGCCCTCACCCTCGACGAAGGCGCCCGCATCGTCGCACTCCGCTCCCAAGCCCTACGCCGCCTCGCCGGCCACGGCGCCATGGCCTCCCTGACCATCAACCCCGACCACGCCACCGCATTCCTCACCAACCTCGGCACCCACGCCGCAGACGTCGCCATCGCCGCCATCAACGGACCCGGCTCCATCGTCATCTCCGGACCACCCGAGCAGATCGCCCACACCATCACCGCGTGCGAACGCACCGGCCACCGCGCCCGACTGATCGACGTCGACTACGCCTCCCACAGCGCCCAGGTCGATGAGATCGCGGAGGAGTTGCATGAGCTTCTGGCCGGGGTCAAGCCGGTGCCGGGCCAGGTGGCGTTCTACTCGACGGTCACCGGGGCCCGCATGGACACCAGCGGGCTCGACACCGCCTACTGGGTGACGAACCTCCGCGAACAGGTGCGCTTCGCCGACGCCGTACGCGCCCTGCTGGACGACGGCCACCGCGTGTTCATCGAGGCCAGCACCCACCCCGTCCTCACCATCGGCATGCAGGAGACCTTCGAGGAGGCGGGGGTCGACGCGATCACCATCCCGACCCTGCGGCGCGACCACGGTGGCCCGGCCCAGCTGGCGCGGTCGGTGGCGCAGGCGTTCACCGCCGGTGTCGAGGTGGACTGGACCCGCTGGTTCCGCACCGACCCCACGCCCCGCGTCATCGACCTGCCGACGTACGCCTTCCAGCGTGAGCGGTACTGGCTGGACGGCGAGGGCGGACCGGGTGGCGATCCGGCCGGCCTGGGGCTGACCTCCGCGGGCCATCCGCTGCTCGGCGCCGCCGTGGAGCTCGCCGACGGCACCACCCATGTGCTCACCGGCCGGCTCTCCGCACGGTCCCACCCGTGGCTGGCCGAGCATGTGGTGGCGGGCACGGTGCTGGCGCCGGGAGCGGTGCTGGTGGAGTGGGCGCTGCGGGCGGCCGACGAGGTCGGCTGCGGCGGGGTGGAGGAGCTGGCGTTGCAGGTTCCGCTGGCGCTTCCCGAGTCCGGTGGGCTGCGGGTGCAGGTGGTGGTCGGTGCCGCGGCGGAGGACGGTCGGCGCGAGGTGCGGATGTACTCCCGTCCCGACCGCCCCGGCCGCCCCGGCCGCTCCGACCGCTCCGACCGCCCGGACCGCGTCGGCCAGGCCGTCGATCCCGGCCCGGACGCGGAGTGGCGGTGCCATGCGGTGGGTGTGCTGGCGCCCGCGACCGAGGTCCCCGCGCCGGTGGAGGGCCTGGAGGGGGCCTGGCCGCCCGTGGGCGCCGAGCCGTTGGACGTCGACGCCTTCTACGAGCAGGTGCTGGCGGCGGGGTACGGATACGGTCCGGCGTACCAGGGGCTGAAGGCCGCGTGGCGCCATGGCCGGGATGTCCTCGCCGAGGTGACGCTGCCCGAGGCCGCGGGAGGACGGGGCGGATTCGGCATCCATCCGGCGCTGCTCGACGCGGCGCTGCATCCGTCGCTGCTGATGGACCGGCCCGAGGGGCAGGAGGACGACGGCCGGGTGTGGTTGCCGTTCGCCTGGAACGGCGTGTCGCTGTGGGCCACGGAGGCGGCCACGGTACGGGTACGGCTGTCGCGGGACGAGGAGCGGCAGTCGCTGCGGCTGACGGTGGCCGACACGGTGGGCGCTCCGGTGCTCACGGTCGACTCACTGGTGACCCGTCCGGCCCCGACCGACCAGTTGCGTACGGCTGCCGCCGCGCGGGGCGTGGACGGGTTGTTCAGGCTGGAGTGGGCTCCCCTGCCCGCTCCGGCCACCGAGCCGTCCCCGAAGTCGGTGGTCGGCGACGGCGGCTGGGTGGTGCTGGGCGAGGACCGGCTGGGGCTGGCAGAGCCGGTCGCGGCGGGTCTCACCGCTGATGCCGTGGTGTGCCATCCGGATCTGGAGGCGCTGATCGCGGCCGTCGACGCGGGCGAGGCCGCCCCCGCGGTCGTCCTGACCCATCCGCAATCCACCGGGGACGGCCACGGGGACGGGCTGGGGGCGGCCGAGGAGTTGCTGGGGCTGGTGCAGTCCTGGCTGCGGCGGCCGGCGCTGGCCGAGACCCGGCTGGTGGTCGTCACACGGGGTGCGATGGCGACGGGTCGTGCGGGCGACGACGCCGCGCTGGATCCGTCCGGTGCCGGTGTCTGGGGTCTGGTGCGCAGCGCCCAGTCGGAGAACCCGGGCCGGTTCGTGCTGCTCGACCTCGACGCCAGCAACTTCGCCGAGAGCCACCTCGACGCCAGCAAGCTCGACGCGAGCCGCGAGGGCCGCGAGGGCGTCGTGGCGGCCGTGGTCCGCGCCATCGATCTGCACGAGCCCCAGGTGGCGGTGCGGGACGGACGGGTGCTGGTGCCCCGGATGGTGCGTGCGGGAGCTGCCGCGCCCGGCCCGGCCGTCGATGAGCCGGCCGAGGGCGCCGTCGGGATCGACACCGATGGCACCGTACTGATCACGGGAGGCACCGGCACCCTGGGCGCTCTGGTCGCCGAGCACCTCGTCCGCGCCTGGGGGGCCAGGCATCTGCTGCTGGTGAGCCGGAGCGGTCCGGACGCCGCCGGGGCCAGTGAACTCGTCGACCGGCTGGCGGAGTTGGGCGCTGACGTGCGGATCGCCGCGGCCGATGTCACCGACCCGGACGCGGTGGCCGGTCTGGTGGCCGGGGTCGATCCGGCACATCCACTGACCGGTGTCGTCCACGCGGCCGGGGTGCTGGACGACGGCGTCCTCACCACCCAGACTCCGGAGCGGCTGGCGCGGGTGTGGCGTCCGAAGGCCACGGCCGCGGCCCATCTGCACACCGCGACGGCGGAGCTGCCGCTGTCCTTCTTCGTGATGTTCTCCTCCACGGCGGGCACGCTGGGCGCCTCCGGGCAGTCCAACTACGCCGCGGCGAACGCCTACTGCGACGCTCTGGCCGCCCGGCGCCGCGCCCTGGGCCTGCCGGGTCTTTCGGTGGCGTGGGGCCTGTGGGCGGACGCCAGCGGGATGACCGGACATCTGGGGGAGGCGGACCGGGCCAGGATGGCCCGGTCGGGCATCGGGGCGATGTCCAGCGAGCGGGCGCTGGGGCTGCTGGACGCCGCCGTGCGCCACGGCCATCCCCATCTGATCGCCATCGACCTGGACGTCCGTGCGCTGGCCGGGCAACCGGCCCTGACCCTGCCCGCTCCCCTGCGGGCGCTCACCGGGGGCGGTGTGGCCCGGCGCACCGCGGCCACCGCCCGGCCGCACACCGACTGGGCCGGTCATCTGGCCGGGCTGCCGCTGGAGGAACAGCGCCGCACACTGCTCCATCTGGTGCTCACCCATGCCGCGGCGGCGCTCGGCCACTCCGACCCCGGCCGGATCCAGACCGAACGCGGCTTCCTGGATCTGGGCTTCGACTCGCTGACGGCGATCGAGCTGCGGAACAGGCTGACCGCCGTGACCGGTCTGCGGCTGGCCACCACCCTGATCTTCGACCATCCGAATCCGGCCGCCCTCGCCGCGCATCTGCATGAGGAACTGGCGCCCGAGGACGTGGATCCGCTCACCCCGGTGCTGGGCGACATCGACAGGCTGGAAAGCGCGCTGCTTTCCGTGGCCCGGGACGAGGCGGCACGGGAAACCCTGCACCAGCGCCTGCGAACCACATTGACGAGGCTGGGCGCGCCGCACGGCGACGTAACGGACGAAGGTCCGGCGGCCGGCCGTATTCAGGACGCCACCACGGCCGACGAGATCTTCCAGTTCATCGACCAGGACCTCGGCCGCAAAAGCGACGGAGAGCACGCCCATGGGGGTACACGGTGATTGATGAGCGAAGCCGTAAGAAGCTCATTCTCGAGCACAGCCGCCGGATGAACGCCGCGGATGTCGACGGGCTGCTCGAACTCTACGCGGACGAGGTCGTTTTCGAGGATCCGGTCGGCTCGGGGCGCAGGACCGGGCGGGACGCCTTGCGTGCGCATTTCGAGGAGTTCATCCGGGCGGGTATCACCGAGATTCCCGGCGAGCCGGTGGCGGGGCAGGACGGTGCGCACGTCCTGGTGCCGGTGACGGCCACGATGGACTATCTGCCCAAGGGTCCCGGCTTCGCCGAGCGCGGCTGGCTGGCGGCCCCCGACGCCCCGGAGAACGCCCGTATCACCTGGGATTACGTGCTGATGATGCGCACCGGGTCCGGTGGTCTCATTCAGGAATTGCAGATGTTCTGGGGGAGGTCGGACATTGGCATCGCCAGCTGATCCCCCACGGTCCCGGCACCGCACAGGAGGCGTTCATGGCCGATGAGGCGACTCTCAAGAAGATGGCTCTGGAATACGCGCGGCGGATGAACGCCGGTGATGTCGAGGCGGTATTGGAGCTGTTCTCGGACGATGTCGTCTTCGAGGACCCGGTCGGCGCGCCCCCGCTCATCGGAAAGGACGCCCTGCGCGGACATATCGCCTGGTCCATGGAATGCCAGGTGCATGAGGTCCCGGGCCGTCCGGTCACCTCGATGGACGGTCGCAGGGTGGTGACACCGACCACGGTCACGGTGTACGCGCCGGCCAAACTCACCTTCAACATCATCGGTGTGATCGAACTCGATGATGACGGTCTGGCCCGTCATGCCCAGGCGTTCTGGGGCATCACGGATACGAAAGTGGGCGACGGTCCAGAACTCACCGGTGTCGCGCATTTCATGGCGGTCACCCAGAACCTCGCCAAGATGGTCCAGGCCAAGGGCAGCCCCAGTCCGACGTAACAGGCGTAAGCGGTGAAGGGACGAAAGCGAAACCATGACCGAACCGAAACACGGAATCGTTCTGGGCGGCGGCTGGGCGGGAATGCTGGCTGCCCATGTGCTGGCCCGCCATCTGGAGCGGGTGACCGTCGTGGAGCGTGATGTGCTGCCGGACGGCCCCCGGCACCGCAAGGGATCGCCGCAGGGGCGCCATGTCCATGTGCTGTGGTCCAGCGGTGCGCGCATCATGGACACGCTGCTGCCGGGCATGATCGACCAACTGCTCGACGCGGGCGCCCGCCGGATCGGATTCCACCAGGACCTGGTGACCTTGACGTCCCACGGCTGGCAGCACCGCTTTCCACCGCGGCAGTTCGCCCTCATGTGCACCCGCCCGTTCCTGGACTGGAAGGTGCGCGAACGCGTGCTGGCCACCGGGCGGATCGCGGTGCGGCAGCGCGCCGAGATCCTCGATCTGGTCGGTGACACCGAGCGGGTGACCGGGGTCCGGGTGCGCGACATGGACAGCGGCGTGTCGGAAACGCTGGAGGCCGATGTGGTGATCGACGCCTGCGGGCGCGGTTCACGGCTCAGGCACTGGCTTACCGCGCTGGGCCTGCCGCCGCTCGAGGAGGATGTCGTCGACGCGGGCATCGCGTACGCGACCCGGGTGTACCAGGCGCCGCCGGGCGCCGCCGCCGGGTTCCCGGCGGTCAATGTGGCCGCCGACCACCGGCTGCGCGAGCCGGGCCGGTTCGGGGTGGTGTATCCGCAGGAGGACGGCACCTGGATGGTGACCCTGTCATGCACCCGTGGCGCCGGCCTGCCCACCCATGACGAGGACTTCCTGCCCTACGCCCGGACGCTGCGCCATCCGCTGGTCGCCGATCTCATCGGCCTCGCCGAGCCGCTGACCTCGGTGGCCGTCTCCCGGGTCGGCGCCAATCGGCGGCTGTATCCGGAGCGGCTGGACAGCTGGCCGGAGGGGCTGCTGGTGCTCGGGGACGCGCTGGCCGCGTTCAATCCGATCTACGGCCACGGGATGAGCTCCGCGGCCCGCGCGGCCGCCGCGCTGGACACCGAGCTTCAGCGGTCCGGGACCGGCGGCGGGGCGACCCGGCGGGCCCAGCGGGCGATCAGCGCGGTCGTGGACGATCCCTGGATCATGGCCGCGTCCAAGGATGTGGAGTATGTCAACTGCCGTATGAACACGACGGATCCACGGCTGACGGGCGGGGTCGTGGCGCGGCAGCGCTTCTCCGATCTGATCGCCGACCGGTCGATCCGCGCCTCGGCGGTGTGCGATGTGGTGACCGATGTCATCAGCCTGACGGCACCGCAGTCCGAGCTGGCGTCCAGCGGCTTTCTGTCGCTGATGCAGAAGGACCGGGTCCTCCCGGAGCTCACCGAGCCGCCGCTGACCCCCGATGAGCTGGCGCTGGTGAAGCTCAATCCGCGCAGCACGGTGGGTGCGGGCGGGTCATGAGCAACGAGGAAAAGCTCGTCGACTATCTCAAGTGGACCACGGCCGAGCTCCATGAGACCCGGCAGCGGCTGCTGGAGGTCCGGGCGGACCTGACGGAGCCGATCGCCATCGTCGGCATGGCCTGCCGCTTCCCCGGCGGGGTGCGCACCCCGGCACAGCTGTGGGACCTGGTGGCCGACGAGCGGGACGCCGTCTCGAGCTTCCCCACCGACCGGGGCTGGGACCTGGAGAACCTCTACCACCCCGATCCGGAGCACCACGGCACCTCGTACGTCCGGGCGGGCGGCTTCGTCCATGACGCGGCCGACTTCGACGCGGAGTTCTTCGGCATGGATGCCCGGGAGGCGGCGGCGGTCGAGCCGCAGCAGCGGATGCTGCTGGAGCTGGCGTGGGAGGCGACGGAGAGCGCGGGCATCGATCCGCACACCCTGCGGGGCAGCCGGACCGGCGTCTACACGGGGGTGATGTACCACGACTACGCCTCGCGTCTGGACGAGATCCCCGAGGGCCTGCTGGGCCATGTGGGCAACGGCAACGCGGGCAGTGTGTCCTCGGGCCGGGTGGCCTTCACCCTCGGTCTCCAGGGCGCGGCGGTCACCTTGGACACCGCGTGTTCGTCGTCGCTGGTGGCGATGCATCTGGCGGCCGGAGCGCTGCGGCGGGGCGAGTGCACGCTGGCGCTGGCCGGTGGCGCCGCCATCATGTACACCGCCAGCGTGTTCCAGGTGGCCTCCAGTCAGCGCCAGTTGTCGCCCGATGTCCGGTGCCGGTCGTTCGCCGACGCCGCCGACGGCATGGTGTACGGGGAGGGCGCCGGTCTGGTGCTGCTGGAGCGGCTGTCGGACGCGCGGCGCAACGGCCGTCCGGTGCTGGCCGTGATCCGCGGCTCGGCGATCAACCAGGACGGTGCCAGTACGGGCATGGCCGCGCCGAACGGCCCCGCCCAGCAGCAGCTGATCCGCGACGCGCTGGCGGACGCCCGGCTGTCCACGGGCGACGTGGACGCGGTGGAGGCGCATGGCACCGGTACCGCGTTCGGCGACTCCATCGAGCTCCAGGCGCTGCTCGCCACGTACGGCCGGGACCGCCCGGACGACCGGCCGCTGCTGCTGGGGTCGATCAAGTCGAACATCGGCCATACGCAGGCCGCCGCCGGGATGGCCGGTGTGATCAAGATGGTGATGGCGATGCGCCGGGGTGTGCTGCCCCGTTCGCTCCACATCGACCGGCCGACCCGGCTGGTGCGGTGGCGCAAGGGCGCGGTGCGGCTGCTGACCGAGCGGATGGAGTGGCCACGGGTGGCGCGGCCGCGTCGGGCCGGTGTGTCCTCGTTCAGCGCCAGCGGCACCAACGCCCATGTGATTCTCGAGGAGTTCACCGAACCGGCGGAGGGCGCTCCCGGCGGCGGTGGTGCCCACGACCCGGGGGTGGTGCCGTGGGTGCTGTCCGCGCGGAGCGTGGCCGCGCTGCACGGTCAGGCCCGTGCGCTGG is a window from the Streptomyces luomodiensis genome containing:
- a CDS encoding type I polyketide synthase → MTDDEKLRSYLKRATADLRLARRQLREVEDRAREPIAVIGMACHFPGDVATPEDLWRVVAEGVDVISSFPEDRGWDLENLYDPDPENAGTSSAREGGFLRDVADFDAEFFGISPREAAAMDPQQRLLLETAWEAFERAGLTREALSGSDTGVYAGVDSYHYLSLIGQTTSDSAGYVATGNLGSVVSGRVSYSFGLEGPAVTVDTACSSSLVATHLAVRALRQDECSLALAGGVTVMATPGGFTEFSRQRALSPDGRCKAFAAAADGTGFSEGVGLVLLERLSQARRNGHRVLAVIRGSAVNQDGASNGLTAPNGPSQQRVIRQALADAGLSPSEVDAVDGHGTGTTLGDPIEAQALLATYGQGRPEGRPLWLGSVKSNIGHTQAAAGVASIIKMVQALRHGVLPLSLHIDEPTPHVDWGTGAVRLLTEPVEWAAHGRPRRVGVSSFGISGTNAHLILEQAPEETGTDPEPDTSHNDGTVTPDVVPWVVSGRGTHALRGQARALAERVTTDTTLSPTDIGWSLITTRSVFDNRAVIVGHHRDELLAGLNALATGETHPNLIQPTTTTSNPGTDGTGPVLVFPGQGSQWLGMGAGLLDASPAFATRIAECEQALTPHIDWSLTDVLRGGINAADLTRVDVVQPALWAVMISLATLWDHHGLTPTAVIGHSQGEIAAACVAGALTLDEGARIVALRSQALRRLAGHGAMASLTINPDHATAFLTNLGTHAADVAIAAINGPGSIVISGPPEQIAHTITACERTGHRARLIDVDYASHSAQVDEIAEELHELLAGVKPVPGQVAFYSTVTGARMDTSGLDTAYWVTNLREQVRFADAVRALLDDGHRVFIEASTHPVLTIGMQETFEEAGVDAITIPTLRRDHGGPAQLARSVAQAFTAGVEVDWTRWFRTDPTPRVIDLPTYAFQRERYWLDGEGGPGGDPAGLGLTSAGHPLLGAAVELADGTTHVLTGRLSARSHPWLAEHVVAGTVLAPGAVLVEWALRAADEVGCGGVEELALQVPLALPESGGLRVQVVVGAAAEDGRREVRMYSRPDRPGRPGRSDRSDRPDRVGQAVDPGPDAEWRCHAVGVLAPATEVPAPVEGLEGAWPPVGAEPLDVDAFYEQVLAAGYGYGPAYQGLKAAWRHGRDVLAEVTLPEAAGGRGGFGIHPALLDAALHPSLLMDRPEGQEDDGRVWLPFAWNGVSLWATEAATVRVRLSRDEERQSLRLTVADTVGAPVLTVDSLVTRPAPTDQLRTAAAARGVDGLFRLEWAPLPAPATEPSPKSVVGDGGWVVLGEDRLGLAEPVAAGLTADAVVCHPDLEALIAAVDAGEAAPAVVLTHPQSTGDGHGDGLGAAEELLGLVQSWLRRPALAETRLVVVTRGAMATGRAGDDAALDPSGAGVWGLVRSAQSENPGRFVLLDLDASNFAESHLDASKLDASREGREGVVAAVVRAIDLHEPQVAVRDGRVLVPRMVRAGAAAPGPAVDEPAEGAVGIDTDGTVLITGGTGTLGALVAEHLVRAWGARHLLLVSRSGPDAAGASELVDRLAELGADVRIAAADVTDPDAVAGLVAGVDPAHPLTGVVHAAGVLDDGVLTTQTPERLARVWRPKATAAAHLHTATAELPLSFFVMFSSTAGTLGASGQSNYAAANAYCDALAARRRALGLPGLSVAWGLWADASGMTGHLGEADRARMARSGIGAMSSERALGLLDAAVRHGHPHLIAIDLDVRALAGQPALTLPAPLRALTGGGVARRTAATARPHTDWAGHLAGLPLEEQRRTLLHLVLTHAAAALGHSDPGRIQTERGFLDLGFDSLTAIELRNRLTAVTGLRLATTLIFDHPNPAALAAHLHEELAPEDVDPLTPVLGDIDRLESALLSVARDEAARETLHQRLRTTLTRLGAPHGDVTDEGPAAGRIQDATTADEIFQFIDQDLGRKSDGEHAHGGTR
- a CDS encoding nuclear transport factor 2 family protein; amino-acid sequence: MNAADVDGLLELYADEVVFEDPVGSGRRTGRDALRAHFEEFIRAGITEIPGEPVAGQDGAHVLVPVTATMDYLPKGPGFAERGWLAAPDAPENARITWDYVLMMRTGSGGLIQELQMFWGRSDIGIAS
- a CDS encoding nuclear transport factor 2 family protein — its product is MADEATLKKMALEYARRMNAGDVEAVLELFSDDVVFEDPVGAPPLIGKDALRGHIAWSMECQVHEVPGRPVTSMDGRRVVTPTTVTVYAPAKLTFNIIGVIELDDDGLARHAQAFWGITDTKVGDGPELTGVAHFMAVTQNLAKMVQAKGSPSPT
- a CDS encoding NAD(P)/FAD-dependent oxidoreductase, with translation MTEPKHGIVLGGGWAGMLAAHVLARHLERVTVVERDVLPDGPRHRKGSPQGRHVHVLWSSGARIMDTLLPGMIDQLLDAGARRIGFHQDLVTLTSHGWQHRFPPRQFALMCTRPFLDWKVRERVLATGRIAVRQRAEILDLVGDTERVTGVRVRDMDSGVSETLEADVVIDACGRGSRLRHWLTALGLPPLEEDVVDAGIAYATRVYQAPPGAAAGFPAVNVAADHRLREPGRFGVVYPQEDGTWMVTLSCTRGAGLPTHDEDFLPYARTLRHPLVADLIGLAEPLTSVAVSRVGANRRLYPERLDSWPEGLLVLGDALAAFNPIYGHGMSSAARAAAALDTELQRSGTGGGATRRAQRAISAVVDDPWIMAASKDVEYVNCRMNTTDPRLTGGVVARQRFSDLIADRSIRASAVCDVVTDVISLTAPQSELASSGFLSLMQKDRVLPELTEPPLTPDELALVKLNPRSTVGAGGS